One region of Natronobacterium texcoconense genomic DNA includes:
- a CDS encoding amidohydrolase family protein — protein MARSSSSDRSSATRRRFLAGTGTAGVLGLTGSVGATDAEASVRRDGVASPDDVDDLPLIDAHTHLIPAETLDRDPLSADELVAWMDDNGVDRAVVLALDSPESYPVQAPSWWVLEEVEAHPDRLLPFCTVDPRTLVYEEDFGAVTDLLEEYVDRGARGFGELKAGLPIDDDRLEALYELCADHGLPIFFHTDEKAMMDEVGLPRLEDVVASYPEVDFLAHAHAWWVHISADVDSDDRGAYPSGPVEPGGRVPELLSEYDNLYGDLSGLSGWNALTRDEEYAQSFLEDHHEQLVFGTDYLSPDQEIPHFDLFERFDLDLEAWADIRYRNLEGVLR, from the coding sequence ATGGCTCGTTCGTCCTCGTCCGACCGCTCGAGCGCGACCCGACGACGATTTCTCGCCGGAACCGGGACCGCGGGCGTTCTCGGACTCACCGGTTCGGTCGGTGCTACCGACGCAGAAGCGTCAGTTCGTCGGGACGGAGTCGCGTCGCCGGACGACGTCGACGATCTCCCGCTGATCGACGCCCACACGCATCTGATCCCGGCGGAAACCCTCGACAGGGACCCACTCTCCGCCGACGAACTCGTCGCGTGGATGGACGACAACGGAGTCGATCGCGCGGTCGTCCTCGCGCTGGATTCACCCGAGAGCTACCCCGTCCAGGCGCCGAGCTGGTGGGTACTCGAGGAGGTCGAAGCCCACCCCGATCGCTTGCTCCCGTTCTGTACGGTCGATCCCCGCACGCTCGTCTACGAGGAGGACTTCGGCGCCGTCACGGACCTGCTCGAGGAGTACGTCGACCGCGGCGCTCGTGGCTTCGGCGAACTGAAAGCCGGCCTGCCGATAGACGACGACCGACTCGAGGCACTCTACGAACTGTGTGCCGACCACGGACTGCCGATCTTCTTTCACACCGACGAGAAGGCGATGATGGACGAGGTCGGACTCCCGCGACTCGAGGACGTCGTGGCCTCGTACCCGGAGGTGGACTTCCTCGCACACGCCCACGCGTGGTGGGTGCACATCTCCGCGGACGTCGACTCCGACGATCGGGGTGCGTACCCGTCGGGACCGGTCGAACCTGGAGGTCGCGTCCCGGAACTACTTTCGGAGTACGATAACCTCTACGGCGACCTCTCTGGGCTCTCGGGCTGGAATGCGCTCACCCGCGACGAGGAGTACGCTCAGTCGTTTCTCGAGGACCACCACGAACAACTGGTCTTCGGGACCGACTACCTCTCGCCCGATCAGGAGATTCCTCACTTCGACCTCTTCGAGCGGTTCGACCTTGACCTCGAGGCCTGGGCGGATATTCGGTATCGGAATCTCGAGGGTGTGTTACGCTGA
- a CDS encoding nucleoside-triphosphatase, which yields MSTTVASGVSHNALVTGPPRSGKTTAIERAVDRLRADGYAVGGIASPEIRENGDRVGFEIIAVDGDAREVMAHVQYDEPTVGKYGVDAGAIDRLAKTLESATDEADCVVVDEIAPMQLESERFVSTVEEILESPVPTLAAIADGDRGVLGEVKSRSDVETFGVTDETRDELPEQLVAFVEERL from the coding sequence GTGTCGACCACCGTAGCGTCGGGCGTGTCCCACAACGCGCTCGTCACTGGTCCACCCCGGAGCGGCAAGACGACCGCGATCGAACGGGCCGTAGACCGGCTTCGCGCGGATGGGTACGCGGTCGGCGGCATCGCCTCGCCCGAGATCCGCGAAAACGGCGACCGCGTCGGCTTCGAAATCATCGCGGTCGACGGTGACGCCCGGGAGGTGATGGCTCACGTCCAGTACGACGAACCGACAGTCGGCAAGTACGGGGTCGACGCTGGAGCCATCGACCGACTCGCAAAAACGCTCGAGTCGGCCACGGACGAGGCCGACTGCGTCGTGGTCGACGAGATCGCGCCGATGCAACTCGAGAGCGAGCGGTTCGTTTCCACGGTCGAGGAGATACTCGAGTCGCCAGTTCCGACTCTCGCGGCGATTGCGGACGGTGACCGCGGGGTTCTCGGCGAAGTAAAATCGCGATCCGACGTCGAAACGTTCGGGGTAACCGACGAAACGCGGGACGAGCTTCCCGAGCAACTGGTCGCGTTCGTCGAAGAGCGACTCTAA